A stretch of the Argentina anserina chromosome 6, drPotAnse1.1, whole genome shotgun sequence genome encodes the following:
- the LOC126799934 gene encoding uncharacterized protein LOC126799934, with amino-acid sequence MEKYFGNAYRGDPGVPHADPERFVNIWIGSAAFSVLTLFNPYIWQLNHQFNWHDKAMLYEQHHWRKAMKKKKPYKFMWNEYMDKEERDAYYLNWPIYFP; translated from the exons ATGGAGAAGTACTTTGGGAATGCTTATAGGGGAGACCCGGGGGTCCCACACGCCGACCCGGAGAGGTTTGTGAACATATGGATCGGGTCGGCTGCCTTCTCTGTGCTGACCTTGTTCAATCCCTACATTTGGCAGCTCAATCATCAGTTCAA CTGGCATGATAAGGCAATGCTGTACGAGCAGCATCACTGGAGAAAGgcaatgaagaaaaagaagccgTATAAATTTATG TGGAATGAGTACATGGACAAGGAGGAGAGGGATGCATACTACCTCAACTGGCCGATCTATTTTCCTTAG
- the LOC126797633 gene encoding membrane magnesium transporter: MGFSLGFLVGIFGVLILSHAAYSTVQYRGLLKIMEEEFSGPPITVVAELVVGLVLSLWAGLTVPGTFLSIHPQSEENRIVALPANLDFMVFNHRGKVFPMEMELKLKH, translated from the exons ATGGGTTTCAGTTTGGGATTCCTGGTCGGCATCTTCGGAGTTCTAATTCTATCTCACGCTGCTTACTCAACTGTTCAGT ATAGGGGATTGTTGAAGATAATGGAGGAGGAGTTTTCAGGGCCTCCAATCACT GTGGTGGCTGAATTGGTTGTGGGATTAGTGTTGAGTTTGTGGGCAGGACTTACTGTTCCGGGCACGTTTCTGTCGATACATCCCCAATCTGAAGAGAATAG GATAGTTGCTCTACCGGCAAATCTAGACTTTATGGTCTTCAATCATCGTGGCAAGGTCTTTCCCATGGAGATGGAATTGAAGCTGAAACATTAA
- the LOC126799569 gene encoding phosphoglycerate kinase, cytosolic-like, whose product MGLLVNPLHLHPTLSFYNSPAFSSIVYKCHSVEYPKVNVKYECKAYGGELDALPTVQTLRKFPKEELLEKVVLVRFDSALLLQERVQDQLLECNAVFTIKYLQQFGAKVVLVSDWSAKTNPKVFATQSVADFLSSVLDYRVVAVQCISHNMVSEREGFEKADILLLENLADFRGEVANCSEFAQLLSLGVDIFVNDYFSRSHKILASTCGVSRFCYACLAGFHLEESLYHLRRLAETSTKPYVAIIGGGNLFYKAAALHTLASTCDGLVFVGMMAFQIMHALWLSVPLNLVEHGALKEASDIVHFAHNRNVQIVYPKDFWCKNSRHSKQLEVFPGHAIPDGWVPVDIGPVSLREINSILTKSKKVTWIGPVKFHTNSSAQGASKVAEMLIQLSRGESNITVIGNMACEAIVKESNSLLHFKMIENASVVWEFLKGRKLPGIMALDRAYPFDIDWKAAYSDPAQPLVVDIGSGNGMFLFGMAKTRKDLNFLGLEINKKLVKRCLDSGHQCGIRNGYFIATNATSTFRSIVSSYPGNLVLVSIQCPNPDFNEPEHRWRMLQRSLVEAVTDLLTADGKVFLQSDIEIVSVRMKKQFLRYGKGKLTISHDQSYAINNEGWLKDNPFGVRSDWEQHVLDRGDPMYRLMLCKSASSE is encoded by the exons ATGGGTCTACTTGTGAATCCTCTTCACCTTCACCCAACTCTCTCTTTCTACAACTCTCCTGCATTTTCATCCATTGTTTACAAGTGTCACAGTGTTGAATATCCCAAAGTAAATGTGAAGTATGAATGTAAG GCCTATGGAGGAGAATTGGATGCATTGCCAACTGTGCAGACTCTGAGGAAGTTTCCAAAGGAGGAGCTTTTGGAAAAAGTTGTCCTGGTCAGATTTGACTCTGCCCTTTTGCTTCAGGAACGAGTTCAAGATCAATTACTTGAATGCAATGCTGTTTTTACTATAAAGTATTTACAGCAGTTCGGGGCTAAAGTAGTTCTTGTTAGTGATTGGAGTGCTAAGACTAATCCCAAAGTGTTTGCTACACAGTCTGTTGCAG ATTTTTTATCATCGGTTCTTGACTACAGAGTTGTGGCTGTACAATGCATTTCTcataacatggtatcagagagGGAAGGCTTTGAAAAAGCAGATATTCTTCTCCTTGAGAATCTTGCTGATTTTAGAGGGGAAGTTGCCAATTGTTCGGAATTTGCTCAATTATTGTCATTGGGGGTTGATATTTTTGTCAATGACTACTTTTCCCGGTCTCATAAGATTCTTGCATCGACCTGTGGAGTTTCTCGTTTCTGTTATGCTTGTTTAGCTGGTTTTCACCTTGAGGAGAGCCTATATCACCTCAGAAGGCTTGCCGAAACCAGTACAAAACCTTATGTAGCAATT ATCGGAGGTGGTAATCTTTTTTATAAAGCAGCTGCATTGCATACCTTAGCTTCCACATGTGATGGGTTAGTGTTTGTAGGAATGATGGCATTCCAAATAATGCATGCATTATGGCTATCTGTTCCATTGAATTTAGTGGAACATGGAGCACTTAAAGAAGCTTCAGATATAGTACACTTTGCACACAATAGAAATGTACAGATCGTATATCCAAAAGACTTTTGGTGCAAGAATAGTCGTCATTCGAAGCAATTGGAAGTATTTCCTGGGCATGCTATTCCAGATG GGTGGGTACCTGTTGACATTGGACCTGTATCGCTAAGGGAAATAAACTCCATTCTCACTAAATCCAAG AAAGTTACCTGGATTGGTCCCGTAAAATTTCATACAAACAGCTCCGCACAAGGAGCTTCTAAAGTGGCGGAAATGCTTATTCAATTAAGTCGAGGCGAAAGCAACATTACTGTCATTGGGAATATGGCATGTGAAGCAATAGTGAAGGAATCAAATTCTCTCCTTCActtcaaaatgattgagaatgCTTCAGTTGTATGGGAGTTTCTCAAAGGGAGAAAACTTCCAGGCATCATGGCTTTAGATAGa GCATACCCTTTTGATATTGACTGGAAGGCTGCCTATTCAGATCCAGCTCAACCTTTGGTAGTTGATATTGGAAGTG GTAATGGTATGTTTCTTTTCGGGATGGCTAAAACAAGGAAGGATTTGAATTTTCTCGGTTTGGAGATAAATAAAAAG CTGGTAAAACGTTGCCTGGATTCCGGTCACCAGTGTGGTATAAGAAATGG GTACTTCATTGCAACAAACGCAACATCAACATTCCGCTCCATAGTTTCCAGTTACCCCGGAAATTTAGTACTTGTGTCAATACAG TGTCCGAATCCTGATTTCAATGAACCAGAACATCGATGGAGGATGCTACAAAGGTCATTAGTTGAAGCAGTTACTGATCTCCTTACAGCTGATGGGAAG GTGTTTCTGCAATCTGATATAGAGATAGTCTCTGTGAGAATGAAGAAACAGTTTCTCAGATATGGCAAGGGCAAGCTTACTATCTCACATGACCAAAGTTATGCCATAAATAATGAAGGGTGGCTTAAGGACAACCCATTTGGAGTTCGATCAGATTGGGAACAACATGTCTTAGATCGTGGGGACCCTATGTACAGATTAATGCTTTGTAAATCAGCATCAAGTGAATGA
- the LOC126797632 gene encoding transcription initiation factor TFIID subunit 8, protein MSHGDGESSRVNDSGSSGGDAPRRPAQQSGGGGDEFGRAVSRVAVAQICEGVGFLGCKESALDSLADIAIRYLRDLGKMADYCANLAGRTESNVFDIIRGLEDLESLQGFSGAGEVGHCLAGSGTMKGVVEYVGTAEEIPFAQPLPRFPVGKDRKLIPSFEQMGEAPPGKHLPNWLPAFPDPHTYVHSPMWNERKTDPREDKIEQARQRRKAERSLLSLQQRLLCNGLAPGGASTSVVEVGNDGKGLHLQGSESNPFLEPPLQPGEKDVSPIVLPSKLSGGEVAKGNSSSVFEAFAPAISAVKNGVWMDGEGEGEEEKKLLPNSRPPVHLNFRPVKKFLGESSDLSLQKKGLRRPATWVLRDEERDDKKRRAEFILTQSMENPQELNQA, encoded by the coding sequence ATGAGCCATGGAGATGGTGAAAGTAGCAGAGTAAATGATTCTGGTAGCAGCGGCGGCGACGCGCCAAGAAGACCAGCACAGCAGTCGGGAGGCGGTGGCGATGAGTTTGGCCGGGCGGTTTCGAGGGTTGCGGTGGCGCAGATATGCGAGGGGGTCGGGTTCTTGGGCTGCAAGGAGTCGGCCTTGGACTCCCTGGCCGACATTGCCATCAGATACCTCCGTGACTTAGGAAAGATGGCGGATTATTGCGCTAACTTGGCCGGTAGGACTGAGTCTAATGTGTTTGATATTATTAGAGGGTTGGAGgatttggagtctttgcaagGGTTTTCGGGTGCCGGAGAGGTGGGGCATTGTCTGGCGGGGTCGGGGACGATGAAGGGGGTTGTGGAGTATGTAGGGACTGCGGAGGAGATACCGTTTGCTCAGCCATTGCCGAGGTTTCCGGTGGGGAAGGATAGGAAGTTGATTCCGAGTTTTGAGCAGATGGGGGAGGCTCCACCGGGGAAGCATTTGCCGAATTGGCTGCCGGCATTCCCTGATCCGCATACGTATGTTCATTCGCCAATGTGGAATGAGAGGAAGACGGATCCTAGGGAAGATAAGATTGAGCAAGCCAGGCAGCGGAGGAAGGCGGAGAGATCTTTGTTGAGTCTGCAGCAGAGGTTGCTCTGCAATGGCTTGGCTCCTGGTGGGGCTTCGACTTCTGTTGTGGAGGTGGGTAATGATGGGAAGGGATTGCATTTACAAGGGAGTGAGAGTAATCCCTTCCTTGAACCACCTCTCCAGCCAGGTGAGAAAGATGTGTCTCCAATTGTGTTGCCATCAAAGCTTTCAGGTGGTGAAGTGGCCAAAGGGAACAGTTCTTCAGTTTTCGAGGCGTTTGCACCTGCCATTAGTGCAGTGAAAAATGGGGTATGGATGGATGGGGAGGGtgagggagaggaagagaagaagCTGCTTCCGAATTCAAGGCCCCCTGttcatttgaatttcagaCCCGTGAAGAAGTTTCTTGGCGAATCATCGGATTTGAGCCTCCAAAAGAAGGGTTTAAGGAGACCAGCCACTTGGGTTTTGCGAGATGAAGAGAGGGATGACAAGAAGAGGAGAGCCGAGTTTATTCTTACACAATCCATGGAAAACCCACAGGAGCTGAACCAGGCATAG